Part of the Salmo trutta chromosome 5, fSalTru1.1, whole genome shotgun sequence genome is shown below.
GgtttttccatttttattttcttGCCTGATGAAATTGTTTTCCCACCAACCCATCACAAAACACTTGAGTAACTTTGCATGACACCTTCATTTTGATTAAAATATATTGAATTTCATGTAAAATGCCATGCAATGTTGGTGTGGGCTATTGTTATTGcatactgtatacaccctcaAGTAATGTGTTACCATGTATTTTTATAAGGCTTTGTGGATTTGGTTTTTGTCAGCTTTGAGGTAAATAAATGTGCATCCTCCATTCATCTGTCATCCTCCATTCTATCATTCTGAGAGGACTGGTATTTCAATTAGAGACTATGTGCGTCCCTCTTATGTCTTCATAGCTGGTATTGGCATTTCCTGTGTTTATTCTGTGTGATAAAACATGGATTTCTGTCTCAGAGGTTGGGAGTTATAGGGGTTTACTATGGTGCTTGCTTGGAGGCACTGTGCAATGTCTATTGGTAAAGGCTGGGTGGGAAGCAAGATGAGTAACGTAGTAGAGTTAGTGATGACTGGGATGAAGCACTAAACATGTCAGTGTGGAATTTAGATTACTCATTGGTGATGGGTGATATGTATTCACATTGTACAACAACCATATCATAGTCACATTATTGTATCTGAATGTTTTGTACAGTATTTGTTGCCTCTATAGctgtcaacctctctctctctgccttttttCATCAACAACGCCCTAAAGCTTAGTcatagtgtgttactgtgtttgttgttgtttcgTGCATGTGGGaatatacaccgagtgtacaaaacatgaagaacaccTTCCTTATAGTGATTTTCCCCCCCATGATGAATATAACAGCTCATATTTGTCTActcatcaacaacaacacattTGAGCCCTCCTGATCCATCATGGAAGTTATAAGATCCACTCTCTTGATCCATGAACTGCTCTGCTGCTGACCTCTcccatatactgtagatagacatTCATGCGCTTCAAAAAATGCTTTGTATAGTAGTTAACAATCACAATGACACACCGAAGCTACTATATATACTGTGCAATAATAcagactgagtgtacaaaacattcagaACACCCaccgttgtgtcaagttggctggatgtcctttgggtggtggaccattcttgataaacacgggAAACTGATAAGCATGAAaaaccccagcagcattgcagttctcgACAccaaccggtgtgcctggcacctactaccaaaccctgttcaaaggcacttaaatcttgtccattcaccctctgaatggcactcaaacacaatctatgtctcaattgtctcaaggcttaaaaatccttctttaaccggtctcctccacttcatctacacggattgaagtggatttaacaagtgacatcaataaggcttTCACCtcaattcacctggtcagtatgtgccatggaaagagcaggtattcttgATGTTTTTGTACATTTAGTGTatgttttttcattatttttggGGGGTGTGTGTATTTTTCCTTTATCATACTGAAAATGACACCTTTTCTTTGGAGCATGACTAGTTTTATATGGGATAATGTTACAAGTTCCCTTGCTTTGTCAAACTATGCTTTATACATCTATTGGAATTGTGGTATTGCAATGCGTTAGGGTTAtctaaaaacaaaaatatatacactatcgttcaaaagtttggggccacttagaaatgtccttgtttttgaaagagaatCAAagaaaattgtccattaaaataacatctaaattgatcagaaatacagtgtagacattgttaatgttgtaaatgactattgtagctggaaacggcagattttttatggaatatctacataggcgtacaggggcccattatcagcaaccatcactcctctgttcaaatggcacgttgtgttagctaatccaagtttatcattttaaaaggctaattgatcattagaaaacccttttgcaattgtgttagcacagctgaaaacggttgttctgattaaagaagcaataaaactgtccttctttagactagttgagtatctgcagcaccagcatttgtgggttcgattacaggctcaaaatggccagaaacaaagtacattcttctgaaacttgtcagttagttcttgttctgagaaatgaaggctattccatgcgagaaattgccaagaaactgaagatctcgtacaacgctgtgtactactctcttcacagaacagcgcaaactggctctaaccagaatagaaagaggagtgggaggcccctgtgcacaactgagcaagaggacaagtacattagagtgtctagtttgagaaacagacacctcacaagtcctcaactggcagcttcattgaatagtacccgcaaaacaccagtctcaacgtcaacagtgaagaggcgactccgggatcctggacttctaggcagagttgcaaagaaaaagccatatctcagactggccaataaaaataaaagattaagatgggcaaaagaacacagacactggacagaggaactctgcctagaaggccagcatcccggagtcacctatTCACtgttcatttctcagaacaagaatagactgactagtttcagaagaaagttctttatttctggctacaatagtcatttacaacattaacaatttctacactgtatttctgatcaatttgatgttatttctttcaaaaacaaggacatttctaagtgaccccaaacttttgaacgatagtgtatattATAGATATTGAGAGCAGCATTATTGATGAATTTTATGTGAAAATGTTCAATCACTTATAAGATTTTCAGAACATAATGAATGTATTTTTCGTACTAGATTCAGACTCGTCCCAGGCTTTGACCCAAGGAGACCTTGGTGACGGCCAGGATGAGGTGGTTAGGAGACGCCATGGAGACAAAGAGGTAACATTTCTTTATAGCTTTTAATAATTTCTGAAATGTTTAGTTTCTAGTCATCTCAACAAAACCGGATAGGGCTTCACTCTCTTTTTGAACAAGAAATAGAACTCAAAACGTTTCAGTGTAAACTAAAACGGTGAAATATTTTAACAATTTTAAAATTGCTTTTGTACCCTCATCTTGAAAATGTCTGTGGTCCTCAGAACTATTAATGTGGCATACAAGAACAAgtgaaatacaaaaaaatgtactaTCAGATTATGGTATGTTTCCCTAACAGAAAATCTTGGAAGAGCAGCGGCGGCTGAAGAGGGAGCAGGAGGAGGCTGACACAGCATCGAGGCGACACACAGGAATCGTTCCCACCCACCACCAGTTCATCACTAACGAACGCTTCGGAGACCTGCTCAACATCAACGACACAGACAAGAGGAAATCCGGATcagaggtacagtacagtaccatcccTCTCATTGTGCAAAATGACAGCTATGTTGGTGGTGGGTGTGCGTTAGTGGTgcgtcagctgtttgttcacacACACGCGCCCGCAAATGCCAGTAACCCATCGGCTTACACATttaaaagggaaagggggatacctactcagttgtacaactgaatgcattcaactgaaatgtgtcttccacatttaacacaacccctctgaatcagagaggcacggggggctgtcttaatcgacatccatttcttcggtgcccggggaacagtaggttaactgccttgctcagggacagaacggccaatttttaccttgtcagctcggggattcgatctagcaacctttcagttacttggCCAGCTCTCTAACTACTAGGCACTACGTTTTAATCAGTCAGCTTCCTCTGTTGGCAGTGCTCTAAATGTTTGACTTTAGCCCACAGTAGCCCAGTATTTACCACTGGACAGAAACACAGTCACAAGAGCTGATCCATTCAGATCATTGCTAGAATATTCTCAGTGGATCAGGGACACTGAAAGGGCACAAGTAACAACCAGATGAGCTCAGAGATTAAATCAAGCACTCAAAAACATTTATGCATTATAACTAATTACCATTGTACGTAACCAGTACAAATTAGTACTCTGGATTATGTTCATTTGCTGTGCATTATAAGCGGTGGAGAAGAAAACAAATGtacattgtattttttttcttcatgtgcCTCTACATTTATGAATCAACAATGTCTTACTACAgggcagtggtgggaaaagtacccagttgtcatacttgagtaaaagtaaagataccttcatagaaaatgattcaagtaaaaCTTAGTCACCCACTAAAATACTActggagtaaaagtctaaaagtatttgattttaaatatacttaagtatcaaaagtaaatcatgtgtgtttagtgtgtccgcccgatcagaggcagtatggatgactagagatgttctcttgataaatatgtgaattggaccattttctgtccaaCTAAACATTCAAactgtaatgagtacttttgggtgtcagtgaaagtgtatggagtaaaaagtaaattattttcaataggaatgtagtaaaatacaagttgtcaaaaatataaatagtaaagtgaagtacagataccccaaaaaacgacttaagtagtactttaaagtatttctacttaagtactttacaccactgttacaGGGTATGAAGATGAGGCTATAATTGACTGTGAACATAAACCAGAAGATAGTCTTGTGTGAATCTCGCAACCTAGCACGCAAGACCAGCCCGAACTGAATAACCAACGTTCCGTACATGTCACAGGGCGTTGGAGTCCAGTCTCctttattcatgtttattttctAACAGTCCTTGCATTGTTTGTTTACAGAGAACTCCAGCCCTGGCTCGGTTTGACTTCAGAGCAGAGACTCTAAAGTGGGTCAAATTCATTTGCACACATACCATAAGGGATTTCAAGAGCATGCACAAAATACTTTTAAGCTGCAGTGAAATATAAACACTGGTGTGTTGTAATCATCACGTGACTGtaacatgtaggcctatgtatcaTTAGTGTGACTGATGGTGGTTTAGATGAATCTCCTCTCTCACATAGCAATTTACACGTGGGGAGACGTCATTCTAAGTCTTTGAGTGAAATATTTAAAGTGGGTGATATGTGGTCATATTTCTGCCGTACTTTGTCATATTGCTCAGATGCCTTTGACATTATGCTcatattgcattttgaaatgaatGCAAATTGTTGAATCCAATAGCTAACCTCTGTTTGTTGTTGACCTTTTTTTCAGGGAATTACCATTTCAAAAGGGAGACATTGTGTACATCATTCGACAGGTGGATAATAATTGGTTCGAAGGGGAGCATCACGGCAGAGTCGGCATCTTCCCACGGAGTTATGTTGAGGTACAACCACTTCCTGTATTTTGACTCAAAATGAACTCTGACCTTTTCTTACTAGATGGAACTCACTATAGTACGGTACAGACTGATGTGCCAAATAGATTAGTCAGTGCAGGGTTATTATGATACCAGTCAGTTCAGAAGTTTAAGTAAGAGTCCCAGTAATGATATTCACCGGAGTCATGTTCAGTAAGAAGAAACTGTCCTGAAACAGGGAGGTGCTACCTGAACATGTCCGTTAAAAACACAGATATTTGTTTCCTGTCGCAAAGCGTTTTCACTACAGTGTGCCCTCCTGAATGTGACACTGGTACCTTGCATTGACTTTAACTGATACCCTCCTAAACGTGACACTTGTTTCTAGCATTGAAATTGACTGATGTATTTTGGgctttgtgtgtatgtttgctCCAGCTCCTTCCTCCCACAGAGAAGGCCCAGCCAAAGAAGAGTGCCCCAGTGCAGGTGCTGGAGTATGGAGAGGCCATAGCACGTTTCAACTTCACAGGGGACACGGTGGTGGAGATGTCATTTAGGAAGGTAAAAAGAAGAACAAGGTTTTAAAGGTATTGAGTTTAGGAGCAGTTGTAACATTTGTTCCTCTTTTTGCGTAATACAAAATGGAAATCGCAAAGTATTACAGCATAGTAACGCCATAGTGTTATGATACAGGGAATGCAGTATGTTTAACAGAAATCTTGTGCATGCTGGTGTTTAGTTTGTTATTCAATGCTATGCATCGAAATGTGTGATCATATGAGCTAACGTGATACCAATGTGTCTACAGGGAGAGAGAATCATCCTAATTCGCAGGGTCGATGAGAACTGGTACGAGGGCAAGGTCTCCGGGTCCAATCGCCAGGGTATCTTCCCCGTCACCTACATAGAGGTGCACAAACGACCCAGAGTCAAGAATGGATTGGATTATCCAGACCCACCCATCGGCCAATCACCTCACCGCAGCCTCAATGCTTCCCCTCAGGTAATGGCACACTCTTGTAGAGTTCAGTCTGTCTAGGAATACAACAATCCCATACTCTCCAAGTTTgtctctgtttttttttgtttacttcGACGCTGTAATATtcctgttttttttctttattatttgTGTTCATTCTTTCTCATGTCTAATGTTTCATCTTTCCTTTACGTTTCTGTCCCtcgtcctcccctctctctctggatggtCATTTTGGTCTATAAGCTGAACCGTGTCCGTAGCAACCGGCTCATCACGTCCCCCCTGCCCCTCTCCCGCTCCCCCCGCCGCTCTGTGTCCCCCGAGGTCCACGCAATCTCCTCCGAGTGGATCTCCCTGACCATAGGGGGTGTCAGCCCCCCTGCTGCCCcaacccctcctctacccccactCCCCTCCGTGTCTTATCGCTGGGGCGAGTACCTGCCCCCTTCCATGTCCGCCAGCCCCGTGCCCCCCATCTGCGGCAGCCCCTACTGCATCTCCCCAATGGCCTCCCCTTCCGCCTCCCCCCTGCCCCCACTCTACCCACCCCGCCCTGGCTCGGCCACCCCTTACCTCACCTTCACCCCGCCCCAGGGGGAGGACTTcctgctctcccctccctctcctcgtctGTCCCGCAGTCTGAGCCCCTGTGGGGGGGTGGGCCTGGAGAGCTGGCTGACAGGGGCCAGTCCCTTGCGCATCCTGGAGAGGGATttgatggagggggagggggcagagggagacagggatactggacgCGAAGCCCTGGGCTGCTGGCGAAATAGCCCTGCAGAGGTATCTGGCCTACTGCATGGTGTGCAGTGTTGCATCTCAGGCTCACTGTGGCTGTAACTGGAGATCTCACCTCCATGAGCCACAATAAGAGGATGTTTCCGTTGATGATGCCTCTAGATAGATAATTGTGCAATAGATAGTGAATGATGACTAACTGTCATGTTGAACTAAAGTTGACCCTCCTCCAATGCAGTCAGCAGAGCTTACACGACTCCTGTGTCATGTTTTAGTCcgcatgtgtttctgtgtgttcccTACTCACATGCAGATGTTTGAGTGGTAAATGATCTCCTCAGGTGTTTGGAATGAAAACCATGTGCATGATTTGTATTTTTGAAATGCGTTGAATGATTCAGAGAGTCGATGCAGAATCTTGACCCCCACCACTATAGCATCatctcactgggcacagacatcaattcaacctCTATTCCACGTTCAttaaaatgacgtggaaacaacattgattcaaccagtgtgtacccAGTGGGATGTTGTAAAATATTGTCATAGAGGAGCCACTTTGACGATCAAGTTTGATTTGGGAACAATATGAAACAAGTGTATGAATGTTTTTATAGAACATATAAATGTTGTGATTGTTTTTTATTATAGAAAATTACTTTTGTTCGAGagacacactacatgaccaaaagtatgtggacacctgcttgttgaacatctcattccaacatTAAGGgaaattaatatggagttggtcccccctttgctgctataacagcctacactcttctgggaaggctttccactagatgttggaacattgctgcggggacttgcttacattcagccacgagagcattagtgaggtcgggtactaacgttgggcgtttaggcctggctcacagtcggcgttccaattcatcccaaaggtgttcgatggagttgaggtcagggttctgtacaggcaagtcaagttcttccacaccgatctcgacaaaccatttctgtatggatctcgctttgtgcacggggcattgtcatattgaaacaggaaagggccttccccaaactccaggcatccgccaaacccatattcgtccgtcggactgccagatggtgaagcgtggttcatcactccagagaacgcgtttccactgccccagagtccaatggacggcgagctttacaccactccagccgatacTTGGCATTGcggatggtgatcttaggcttatgtgcggctgctcagcca
Proteins encoded:
- the LOC115193998 gene encoding sorbin and SH3 domain-containing protein 1 isoform X6, translating into MDGKRMRYSQSHILGPLNQPIVPVRNTDKSKDWYKNMFKKIHRIPEPVEENPYRPTYIFPESYDPMQMKTTDDGHSPYGYVEDVKAVPRSKSAAEVDHRSSMPVPTRSSSLKPAKRNDWEPPDKKVDTRKYRAEPKSIFEYEPGKSSVLKLERKTQHISPEDVDLENEPWYRFFSEMEFDKASAPSFSPLETASDLQKYSGCKAGHSEVEKDEVLSGSEPAAPECDRYVYKSILEGGDIPLQGLRALNKRHASTSSKDSDSSQALTQGDLGDGQDEVVRRRHGDKEKILEEQRRLKREQEEADTASRRHTGIVPTHHQFITNERFGDLLNINDTDKRKSGSERTPALARFDFRAETLKELPFQKGDIVYIIRQVDNNWFEGEHHGRVGIFPRSYVELLPPTEKAQPKKSAPVQVLEYGEAIARFNFTGDTVVEMSFRKGERIILIRRVDENWYEGKVSGSNRQGIFPVTYIEVHKRPRVKNGLDYPDPPIGQSPHRSLNASPQLNRVRSNRLITSPLPLSRSPRRSVSPEVHAISSEWISLTIGGVSPPAAPTPPLPPLPSVSYRWGEYLPPSMSASPVPPICGSPYCISPMASPSASPLPPLYPPRPGSATPYLTFTPPQGEDFLLSPPSPRLSRSLSPCGGVGLESWLTGASPLRILERDLMEGEGAEGDRDTGREALGCWRNSPAELVKNESDYHGRTSRSPVMLFDIQDNNMNANSFAQPQSHSSSPEPSRLSCGIFQALYCYVPQNEDELELQEGDLVSVMEKCDDGWFVGTSKRTKQFGTFPGNYVKEVNL